The uncultured Hyphomonas sp. genome includes a window with the following:
- a CDS encoding mechanosensitive ion channel domain-containing protein, which yields MEFLNNIDWEAQLAEHWPVIAAYGLKVLGALIVLIAGLRISGWIASLVRKQALKRPNIDDTLGSFFASITRWFLTAATIIAALQLFGVQATSFVAILGAMTLAIGLSLQGALGNIASGIMVMLFRPYSVGQYVELAGEGGTVKDINLFQTILASPDNVQIIVPNSQAISGVIRNYAGYPTRRIDLVFSVDYGDGLENAMEVIERAIKADDRVLADPAPVVRVSTLGASSVDILARPWVKTSDYWEVRWTLTRTVKEALDAAGISIPYPHQVNITREVS from the coding sequence ATGGAATTTCTGAACAATATCGACTGGGAAGCCCAACTGGCGGAGCATTGGCCCGTGATCGCTGCCTATGGTCTGAAAGTGCTGGGAGCCCTCATTGTGCTGATCGCCGGTCTGCGCATTTCCGGCTGGATCGCTTCGCTCGTGCGCAAGCAGGCACTCAAGCGGCCGAACATCGACGACACGCTGGGCAGCTTTTTCGCCTCCATCACACGCTGGTTCCTGACGGCGGCAACCATTATCGCCGCGCTGCAGCTGTTCGGTGTCCAGGCAACCAGCTTTGTTGCCATCCTCGGCGCCATGACCCTGGCCATCGGCCTGTCGCTGCAAGGCGCGCTCGGCAACATTGCGTCCGGCATCATGGTCATGCTGTTCCGCCCTTACAGTGTTGGCCAATATGTCGAACTGGCTGGCGAAGGCGGTACGGTGAAAGACATCAATCTGTTCCAGACCATTCTCGCCTCCCCCGACAATGTGCAGATCATTGTTCCAAACAGCCAGGCGATCTCCGGCGTCATCCGCAACTATGCCGGATACCCGACCCGGCGAATCGATCTTGTCTTCAGCGTCGACTATGGTGACGGCCTGGAGAACGCGATGGAGGTGATCGAACGTGCCATCAAGGCCGATGACCGCGTCCTGGCAGACCCGGCACCGGTTGTGCGCGTCAGTACGCTGGGCGCCAGCTCAGTGGACATTCTGGCTCGTCCATGGGTGAAAACCTCTGACTATTGGGAAGTTCGCTGGACGCTGACCCGGACCGTCAAGGAAGCGCTCGACGCGGCCGGTATCTCCATCCCGTATCCGCATCAGGTCAATATCACGCGCGAGGTCAGCTGA
- a CDS encoding HU family DNA-binding protein encodes MAKKPVAKKAPAKPAAKAATTTRRTAAAKPAAKPAARTAAKTAAAPKKVVTVTLRQLAAELAEAHGMTKKQTEAVLGDLVTMTTKRLKKGEKVRFTGLGTMEVRKRPARMGRNPATGEAIKIKASKKVAFRVAKELKESV; translated from the coding sequence ATGGCAAAGAAACCCGTGGCCAAGAAGGCCCCTGCGAAACCCGCCGCCAAAGCGGCAACGACCACCCGTCGGACTGCTGCTGCGAAGCCGGCTGCCAAGCCTGCTGCACGCACTGCTGCGAAAACAGCTGCTGCTCCGAAGAAGGTCGTGACCGTCACCCTGCGCCAGCTGGCTGCTGAACTGGCCGAAGCGCATGGCATGACGAAAAAGCAGACTGAAGCCGTTCTGGGCGATCTGGTCACCATGACCACGAAGCGCCTGAAGAAGGGCGAAAAAGTCCGGTTCACGGGCCTTGGCACGATGGAAGTGCGCAAGCGTCCGGCCCGCATGGGCCGCAACCCGGCAACCGGCGAAGCCATCAAAATCAAGGCTTCCAAGAAAGTTGCTTTCCGCGTTGCGAAGGAACTCAAGGAATCCGTCTGA